One window from the genome of Streptomyces sp. NBC_00287 encodes:
- a CDS encoding sugar ABC transporter permease has protein sequence MSSIDKTSTPPEDHAVENPEAAAAAVTVVDPRLLVREQGLAGYVSEFKRKMKAGDLGSIPVVIGLAIIWIIFQSLNSNFLTAGNLSDISVAMVGTGMIAVGIVFVLLLGEIDLSVGSVSGVAGASFAVLNVTNGMNEWLAFVLAILTGTAAGAIHGFFFAKIGVPAFAVTLAGLLFWNGFMLKILGDSGTINLDSEGLVGKLTSYYFSDVAAAYGLAIAATALYFLSSFYDNRRREAAGVPSRPLSDTILRTVLLAVVSFAAAMVFNSHRGLPLAVVLFIAVLLLTDFVLRRTSYGRKVFALGGSVEASRRAGINVEMVRISVFAISGTFAAIGGLFIASKIASANQGAGAGDLLMNAIAAAVIGGTSLFGGRGRTWNALLGVLVIVSIQYGLALEGIASPVQYMITGGVLLATVVIDAVTRKTQKTAGRA, from the coding sequence GTGAGCAGCATCGACAAGACTTCCACGCCGCCCGAAGACCACGCGGTGGAGAACCCCGAAGCGGCGGCCGCGGCCGTCACCGTCGTCGACCCCCGGCTGCTCGTGCGCGAGCAGGGCCTCGCGGGCTACGTCTCCGAGTTCAAGCGCAAGATGAAGGCCGGTGACCTGGGCTCCATCCCGGTCGTCATCGGTCTGGCCATCATCTGGATCATCTTCCAGAGCCTGAACTCCAACTTCCTCACCGCCGGCAACCTCTCCGACATCTCCGTCGCCATGGTCGGCACGGGCATGATCGCCGTCGGCATCGTGTTCGTCCTGCTGCTGGGCGAGATCGACCTGTCGGTCGGCTCGGTCTCCGGTGTCGCGGGCGCCAGCTTCGCGGTGCTGAACGTCACCAACGGCATGAACGAGTGGCTCGCCTTTGTGCTCGCCATCCTCACCGGCACGGCCGCCGGCGCCATCCACGGCTTCTTCTTCGCGAAGATCGGCGTCCCTGCCTTCGCCGTGACCCTGGCCGGTCTGCTGTTCTGGAACGGCTTCATGCTCAAGATCCTGGGCGACAGCGGCACCATCAACCTGGACAGCGAAGGCCTCGTGGGCAAGCTGACCAGCTATTACTTCTCCGATGTGGCCGCCGCCTACGGTCTCGCCATCGCCGCGACCGCGCTGTACTTCCTCAGCTCCTTCTACGACAACCGCCGCCGCGAGGCCGCGGGCGTGCCGTCCCGGCCGCTGAGCGACACCATCCTGCGCACCGTGCTGCTGGCGGTCGTCTCCTTCGCCGCGGCCATGGTCTTCAACTCGCACAGGGGCCTGCCGCTGGCCGTGGTGCTCTTCATCGCGGTCCTGCTGCTCACGGACTTCGTCCTGCGCCGCACCTCCTACGGCCGCAAGGTGTTCGCGCTCGGCGGCAGCGTCGAGGCGTCCCGCCGTGCCGGTATCAACGTGGAGATGGTCCGGATCTCGGTCTTCGCGATCTCCGGCACCTTCGCCGCCATCGGCGGTCTGTTCATCGCGTCCAAGATCGCCTCGGCGAACCAGGGCGCCGGCGCCGGTGACCTGCTGATGAACGCCATCGCGGCGGCCGTCATCGGTGGCACCTCGCTGTTCGGTGGCCGGGGCCGCACCTGGAACGCCCTGCTCGGTGTCCTCGTGATCGTCTCGATCCAGTACGGCCTGGCCCTGGAGGGCATCGCCTCCCCGGTCCAGTACATGATCACCGGTGGCGTGCTGCTGGCGACCGTCGTCATCGACGCGGTCACCCGCAAGACGCAGAAGACCGCCGGTCGCGCCTAG
- the dxs gene encoding 1-deoxy-D-xylulose-5-phosphate synthase, with the protein MPLLTRIRGPRDLDRLSLEQLDQLAEEIRTFLVDAVSKTGGHLGPNLGVVELTIALHRVFESPKDKVLWDTGHQSYVHKLLTGRQDFSKLKMKGGLSGYPSQAESEHDVIENSHASTVLGWADGLAKANQIRKRDDHVVAVIGDGALTGGMAWEALNNIADAKDRPLVIVVNDNERSYAPTIGGLANHLATLRTTDGYERFLARGKDLLGRTPVVGKPLYETLHGAKKGLKDFIAPQGMFEDLGLKYVGPIDGHDIEALESALARAKRFGGPVIVHCLTEKGRGYQPALQDEADRFHAVGKIHPDTGLPIASSGADWTSVFGAEMVALGKEREDIVAITAAMLQPVGLDKFAKAFPDRVYDVGIAEQHGAVSAAGLATGGVHPVFAVYATFLNRAFDQVLMDVALHKCGVTFVLDRAGVTGTDGASHNGMWDMSILQVVPGLRLAAPRDADQVRAQLREAVEVKDAPTVVRFSKGAVGPAVPAVGRVGGMDVLREPGTDRPDVLLVSVGALAPMCLEIAALLDRQGISTTVVDPRWVKPVDEAMAPLAERHRVVVTVEDNSRVGGVGSAVAQALRDAGVDVPLRDFGIPPRFLDHASRAEVMAEIGLTAPDIARQVTGLVSKLDGRYDRNPAEVDSVEPARD; encoded by the coding sequence GTGCCGCTGCTGACCCGCATCAGGGGACCGCGCGATCTGGACCGGCTCAGCCTGGAGCAGCTGGACCAGCTGGCAGAGGAGATCCGGACCTTCCTCGTCGACGCCGTCTCCAAGACCGGCGGCCACCTCGGCCCCAATCTCGGTGTGGTGGAGCTGACCATCGCCCTGCACCGGGTCTTCGAGTCGCCCAAGGACAAGGTGCTGTGGGACACGGGCCACCAGTCCTACGTCCACAAGCTGCTCACCGGCCGGCAGGACTTCTCCAAGCTGAAGATGAAGGGCGGCCTGTCCGGCTACCCCTCGCAGGCCGAGTCCGAGCACGACGTCATCGAGAACAGCCACGCCTCGACGGTCCTCGGCTGGGCCGACGGCCTCGCCAAGGCCAACCAGATCCGCAAACGCGACGACCATGTCGTCGCCGTGATCGGTGACGGCGCCCTCACCGGCGGTATGGCCTGGGAGGCGCTGAACAACATCGCCGACGCCAAGGACCGCCCCCTGGTCATCGTCGTCAACGACAACGAGCGCTCCTACGCGCCGACCATCGGCGGCCTCGCCAACCACCTGGCGACCCTGCGCACCACCGACGGCTACGAGCGCTTCCTGGCCCGCGGCAAGGACCTCCTGGGGCGCACCCCCGTCGTCGGCAAGCCGCTCTACGAGACCCTGCACGGCGCCAAGAAGGGCCTGAAGGACTTCATCGCCCCCCAGGGCATGTTCGAGGACCTCGGCCTGAAGTACGTCGGCCCCATCGACGGCCACGACATCGAGGCCCTGGAGTCGGCCCTCGCCCGCGCCAAGCGCTTCGGCGGCCCCGTCATCGTGCACTGCCTCACCGAGAAGGGTCGCGGCTACCAGCCCGCCCTCCAGGACGAGGCCGACCGCTTCCACGCCGTAGGCAAGATCCACCCCGACACGGGCCTGCCGATCGCCTCCTCCGGCGCCGACTGGACCTCCGTCTTCGGCGCCGAGATGGTCGCGCTCGGCAAGGAGCGCGAGGACATCGTCGCCATCACCGCCGCCATGCTCCAGCCGGTCGGCCTCGACAAGTTCGCCAAGGCCTTCCCCGACCGCGTCTACGACGTCGGCATCGCCGAGCAGCACGGCGCCGTCTCCGCGGCAGGCCTCGCCACCGGCGGAGTGCACCCCGTCTTCGCCGTCTACGCCACCTTCCTCAACCGCGCCTTCGACCAGGTCCTGATGGACGTGGCCCTGCACAAGTGCGGGGTGACCTTCGTCCTGGACCGCGCCGGGGTCACCGGCACCGACGGCGCCTCCCACAACGGCATGTGGGACATGTCGATCCTCCAGGTCGTCCCCGGCCTCAGGCTCGCCGCCCCGCGCGACGCCGACCAGGTCCGCGCCCAGCTCCGTGAGGCCGTCGAGGTCAAGGACGCGCCGACCGTGGTCCGCTTCTCCAAGGGCGCCGTCGGCCCCGCCGTACCCGCCGTGGGCCGCGTCGGCGGCATGGACGTGCTGCGCGAGCCCGGCACCGACCGGCCCGACGTGCTGCTCGTCTCCGTGGGCGCCCTCGCCCCCATGTGCCTGGAGATCGCCGCCCTCCTCGACCGGCAGGGCATCTCCACCACCGTCGTCGACCCGCGCTGGGTCAAGCCCGTCGACGAGGCCATGGCCCCCCTTGCGGAGCGGCACCGCGTGGTCGTCACCGTCGAGGACAACTCCCGCGTCGGCGGCGTCGGCTCCGCCGTCGCCCAGGCGCTGCGCGACGCCGGTGTCGATGTCCCGCTGCGCGACTTCGGCATCCCGCCGCGCTTCCTCGACCACGCCTCGCGCGCCGAGGTGATGGCCGAGATCGGCCTGACCGCCCCCGACATCGCCCGCCAGGTCACCGGCCTCGTGTCCAAGCTGGACGGACGCTACGACCGCAATCCGGCCGAGGTCGACTCGGTGGAGCCCGCCCGCGACTGA
- a CDS encoding amino acid permease — protein MSNTLFRTKKVEQSILDTEEPEHALKKSLSALDLTVFGVGVIIGTGIFVLTGTVAKNNAGPAVALAFVAAGVACALAALCYAEFASTVPVAGSAYTFSYASLGELPAWIIGWDLVLEFALGTAVVAVGWSGYVQSLMDNAGWEMPVALGSREGAGEFGFDILAAALVLVLTFILVLGMKLSARITSLVVAIKVTVVLTVIIAGAFLIDGDNYDPFIPKQQAVEAGESLQAPLIQLMFGWAPSNFGVMGIFTAASVVFFAFIGFDVVATAAEETKNPQRDMPRGIIGSLLICTTLYVAVSIVVTGMQHYSRLSVDAPLADAFKDTGHPWFAGFISFGAAVGLTTVCMILLLGQTRVFFAMSRDGLLPRFFSHVHPRFRTPHRPTILLGVIIAILAGFTPLTELAALVNIGTLFAFVVVAIGVIILRRTRPDLHRAFRTPWVPFIPILSVLASLWLMINLPAETWVRFGIWMAAGFFVYFLYGRGHSRLGRHEETTVGQIMKPPRGDEE, from the coding sequence GTGAGCAACACCCTCTTCCGGACGAAGAAGGTCGAGCAGTCCATCCTCGATACCGAGGAGCCCGAGCACGCGCTCAAGAAGTCCTTGTCCGCGCTCGATCTGACGGTCTTCGGCGTCGGTGTCATCATCGGCACCGGAATCTTCGTCCTGACCGGCACCGTCGCCAAGAACAACGCCGGGCCGGCCGTCGCGCTGGCCTTCGTCGCCGCCGGCGTCGCCTGCGCGCTCGCCGCGCTCTGCTACGCCGAGTTCGCCTCCACGGTCCCGGTTGCCGGGTCCGCCTACACCTTCTCGTACGCCTCCCTCGGAGAGCTGCCCGCCTGGATCATCGGCTGGGACCTGGTCCTGGAGTTCGCGCTCGGTACGGCGGTGGTGGCCGTCGGCTGGTCCGGCTATGTCCAGTCGCTCATGGACAACGCGGGCTGGGAGATGCCCGTGGCCCTGGGCAGCCGGGAGGGCGCCGGCGAGTTCGGCTTCGACATCCTCGCCGCCGCGCTCGTCCTCGTCCTCACCTTCATCCTCGTGCTCGGCATGAAGCTGTCCGCGCGCATCACGTCCCTCGTCGTCGCCATCAAGGTGACCGTCGTCCTGACCGTGATCATCGCGGGCGCGTTCCTCATCGACGGCGACAACTACGACCCCTTCATCCCGAAGCAGCAGGCAGTGGAGGCCGGAGAGAGTCTCCAGGCCCCACTGATCCAGCTGATGTTCGGCTGGGCGCCCTCCAACTTCGGCGTGATGGGCATCTTCACGGCCGCCTCGGTCGTGTTCTTCGCCTTCATCGGCTTCGACGTCGTGGCCACGGCAGCCGAGGAGACCAAGAACCCGCAGCGCGACATGCCGCGCGGCATCATCGGTTCCCTCCTCATCTGCACCACGCTGTACGTCGCCGTGTCGATCGTCGTCACCGGTATGCAGCACTACAGCCGACTGTCCGTGGACGCCCCGCTCGCCGACGCGTTCAAGGACACGGGACACCCCTGGTTCGCGGGCTTCATCAGCTTCGGCGCGGCGGTCGGCCTGACGACGGTCTGCATGATCCTGCTCCTCGGCCAGACCCGGGTGTTCTTCGCGATGAGCCGCGACGGACTGCTGCCCCGCTTCTTCTCCCATGTCCACCCGAGGTTCAGGACCCCGCACCGGCCGACCATCCTGCTCGGCGTGATCATCGCGATCCTCGCCGGCTTCACCCCGCTGACCGAACTCGCGGCCCTGGTGAACATCGGCACCCTGTTCGCCTTCGTGGTCGTCGCGATCGGCGTGATCATCCTCCGTCGGACCCGCCCCGACCTGCACCGGGCCTTCCGCACCCCATGGGTGCCGTTCATCCCGATCCTGTCGGTCCTCGCCTCCCTCTGGCTGATGATCAACCTGCCCGCCGAGACCTGGGTCCGGTTCGGCATCTGGATGGCCGCCGGCTTCTTCGTGTACTTCCTCTACGGCCGCGGCCACAGCCGTCTCGGACGCCACGAGGAGACCACGGTCGGCCAGATCATGAAGCCGCCGCGGGGTGACGAAGAGTAA
- a CDS encoding glycosyltransferase family 39 protein has translation MYAEPLAPQRSVTAPRVGHGYWRRLLPLLTVLACLTRVPSFAQPLWNPDEGYLAVQARMLAHGGELYETVVDRKPPLVPWLYQGAFALAGSDSLVSVRLLAVLAQLLTAALLAALARRRWGDSAGRTAGVLYLLISVGLNPEDAQAAGFEVFMLPCTAAALWCADRGRWVAAGTAVGCAFLAKQTGGAVLLPVLWLCGASWGGLLRLGAGAAAPVLTAAVLTDPEGFLFWTVTGSGAYASFTGSELHVLARALTNTAILTVACAGLLPPVVRARTGSADLWLWLASSAGAVVLGFHFFGHYYLQLTPPLALLATAALRTLPRARRTRAVVTSACCCTLFLTWGLLAPRPELTHAQRLADAIAHRTAPGDRILLWGIHPETYWLAHRAPATRYLTAGLLTNYSGGRDGPGVGEKHAMEGAWTTLHREMTAHPPQLIVDDSRGKPYAPDRIRPLRRLLEGYEEVAVVDGAVLHARAR, from the coding sequence ATGTACGCCGAGCCCCTCGCCCCGCAACGCTCCGTCACCGCACCGCGAGTCGGCCACGGCTACTGGCGCCGCCTGCTGCCCCTGCTGACGGTCCTGGCGTGCCTCACCCGCGTCCCGTCCTTCGCCCAGCCCCTCTGGAACCCCGACGAGGGCTATCTGGCCGTACAGGCGCGCATGCTGGCCCACGGCGGGGAGCTGTACGAGACGGTCGTGGACCGCAAGCCCCCGCTCGTTCCGTGGCTGTACCAGGGGGCGTTCGCGCTGGCGGGCTCGGATTCGCTGGTGTCGGTGCGGCTGCTGGCCGTACTGGCCCAGCTGCTGACCGCGGCCCTCCTCGCCGCACTGGCCCGCCGCCGCTGGGGAGATTCGGCGGGCCGCACCGCCGGAGTCCTGTATCTGCTGATCTCCGTCGGCCTGAACCCCGAGGACGCGCAGGCGGCCGGCTTCGAGGTGTTCATGCTGCCGTGCACGGCGGCCGCCCTGTGGTGCGCGGACCGCGGGCGCTGGGTCGCGGCGGGTACGGCGGTCGGCTGCGCGTTCCTCGCCAAGCAGACCGGCGGGGCGGTCCTGTTGCCTGTGCTGTGGCTGTGCGGGGCGTCCTGGGGCGGGCTGCTGCGGCTCGGGGCCGGGGCGGCGGCGCCGGTACTGACGGCGGCGGTGCTGACCGACCCGGAGGGCTTCCTGTTCTGGACGGTCACGGGATCGGGCGCGTACGCGTCCTTCACGGGTTCCGAACTCCACGTCCTGGCAAGGGCCCTGACGAACACGGCGATCCTGACGGTGGCCTGCGCGGGCCTGCTCCCGCCGGTGGTGCGGGCGCGTACGGGCTCGGCGGACCTGTGGCTGTGGCTGGCGTCGTCGGCGGGCGCGGTCGTCCTGGGCTTCCACTTCTTCGGCCACTACTACCTGCAACTGACGCCGCCGCTGGCCCTGTTGGCGACGGCGGCGCTGCGGACCCTGCCCCGGGCCCGCCGCACGCGCGCGGTCGTGACCTCGGCCTGCTGCTGCACCCTGTTCCTGACCTGGGGCCTGCTGGCTCCCCGCCCGGAACTGACCCACGCCCAGCGCCTGGCGGACGCGATCGCCCACCGCACCGCACCGGGCGACCGGATCCTGCTGTGGGGCATACACCCGGAGACGTACTGGCTGGCGCACCGCGCTCCGGCCACCCGCTATCTGACGGCGGGTCTCCTGACGAACTACAGCGGCGGCAGGGACGGCCCAGGGGTGGGCGAGAAGCATGCCATGGAGGGCGCCTGGACCACACTCCACCGGGAAATGACCGCCCACCCACCCCAGTTGATCGTCGACGACTCCCGGGGCAAGCCGTATGCCCCGGACCGGATCAGGCCCCTACGGCGGCTGCTGGAGGGGTACGAGGAGGTCGCGGTGGTGGACGGAGCCGTACTGCACGCCCGAGCGCGCTAG
- a CDS encoding NTP pyrophosphohydrolase has product MEPELLVIVDAANVVGSVPDGWWRDRKGAAERLRDRLAADGVPGRAEPVEIVLVVEGAARGVSSVAGVRVESAPGSGDDHMVGLVAGRAAERPCLVVTADRELRRRVTELGAEVAGPRTVRP; this is encoded by the coding sequence ATGGAGCCCGAGTTGCTTGTGATCGTCGATGCCGCGAACGTCGTCGGGTCGGTCCCGGACGGCTGGTGGCGGGATCGGAAGGGGGCGGCCGAGCGGCTCAGGGACCGGCTGGCGGCGGACGGGGTGCCGGGCCGGGCGGAGCCGGTGGAGATCGTGCTCGTGGTGGAGGGGGCGGCTCGGGGGGTCTCGTCGGTGGCGGGGGTGCGGGTGGAGTCCGCGCCGGGAAGCGGCGACGACCACATGGTGGGCCTGGTCGCCGGGCGGGCGGCGGAGCGTCCGTGCCTGGTGGTGACGGCGGACCGGGAACTGCGCAGGCGGGTCACGGAGCTGGGCGCGGAGGTGGCGGGGCCTCGGACGGTACGGCCGTGA